The Malus domestica chromosome 06, GDT2T_hap1 genome has a segment encoding these proteins:
- the LOC139196813 gene encoding uncharacterized protein, with translation MPPRRDPRPSIEPSFPDIAQLGEAIVNVIQSSLHPPQMTPLQTMYNLKLNHFMGNERHEGVEKWINHIEKTFCMRYRAINCPQSQQRPHHPSMPPSAPIQQVPGSASYGQMGRGGAYHYQAGGSQWYQGGQPHQVEIASSSAGSSRVLIDCGATHSVISHTFAQVTQPHPTPLRYDLEFAMLRGEICYVDYVYLGYPVMVEEVVMPVNLIPVDIVDFDVILGTDWLHYNRANIDCYGKTVTLHCPGLSKVTFVGDRNGVRHGVISAVRVKSSVDDVRVVRHFPNVFPDDLPGLPPDRDVEFTIDLLPDDLFDQLRGACVFSKIDLRSGYYQLKISSEDVPKTAFKSRYGHYEFLMMPFGLTNAPAAFMDLMNRVFQPFIDKFVIVFIDDILVYSKCKAEHVRHLILVLKKLREHQLYAKFSKCQFWLNQVAFLGPVISAQDDSGNFEVYNDTSSNGLGCVLMQYGRVIAYSSRQVKPHEKNYPTHDLELAVIIFALKIWRHYLYGEKCKIFTDHKSLQYLFTQRDLTLRQRRWIELLSDYDCTIEYHPGRANAVADALSRKTPVRLNAIYDYHVPLLVDLRSTGVELGVEDLEEALLANFQVRPILIDRVLEAQMGDEETQEIIQARNRGKKKDFRI, from the exons atgccgcctcgtagagatccACGTCCTTCTAttgagcctagtttccctgatatagctcagttaggggaagctatagttaATGTTATTCAGTCTTCGCTCCATCCTCCCCAAATGACACCTCTTCAGACTATGTATAATCTGAAGCTAAATCATTTTATGGGGAATGAAAGACATGAAGGAGTAGAGAAATGGATCAAtcatattgagaagactttcTGT ATGAGATATAGAGCTATAAATTGTCCCCAGAGTCAGCAGAGGCCCCATCATCCTTCTATGCCACCATCAGCGCCGATCCAGCAAGTTCCAGGGTCTGCAAGTTATGGTCAGATGGGTCGAGGTGGTGCTTACCATTATCAGG CtggtggatctcagtggtaccAGGGAGGACAGCCCCATCAGGTAGAGATTGCTTCtagtagtgcaggatcttcAAG ggttttaattgattgtggcgctacgcattctgttatttctcatacatttgctcaagtgacgcaacctcatcctacGCCTCTAaggtatgatttagagtttgctatgcttAGAGGGGAGATATGTTATGTTGATTATGTATATCTAGGATATCCAGTGATGGTGGAAGAGGTAGTCATGCCAGTTAATCTTATCCCGGtagatattgttgattttgatgtgattttaggcacagattggttgcattataatcgtgccaataTAGATTGCTATGGGAAAACAGTTACTCTCCATTGTCCTGGATTATCTAAAGTTACTTTTGTAGGAGATCGTaatggggtgaggcatggtgttatttctgctgTAAGAGTAAAAAG TAGTGTGGATGATGTTCGAGTAGTTAGACATTTTCCTAATGTATTCCctgatgatttacctggattaCCGCCAGACCGAGATGTGGAGTTCAccattgatttgcttccag atgatttgtttgatcagcttcgaggtgcctgtgtattttctaagattgatttgaggtctggttattatcaattgaagatCAGCAGTGAGGATGTCCCTAAGACTGCTTTCAAGTCtcgttatggtcattatgagtttctaatgatgccattcggattaacgaatgcaccagcagctttcatggatttgatgaatcgagtattccagccatttATAGACaagtttgtcattgtttttattgatgacattttggtatactctaagtgtAAAGCAGAGCATGTTCGACATCTTATCTTGGTAttgaagaaattaagggaacatcaGTTGTACGCTAAATTTagcaaatgtcaattttggttgaatcaagtggcatttttgggacctgtcatttctgctcaag ATGACAGTGGTAATTTTGAGGTTTATAATGACACTTCCTCAAATGGCCTGGGTTGTGTGTTGATGCAgtatggtagggtgattgcttattcTTCACGACAagtgaaacctcatgagaagaattaccctactcatgatctgGAGTTAGCagttatcatctttgctttgaagatttggagacattatctttatggtgagaaatgtaagatctttacagatcataaaagtcttcagtatctttttactcaaAGGGATCTTACTCTTCGGCAgcggaggtggattgagttgcttagtgattatgattgcacaattgagtatcaccctggtcgtgcaaatgcagtggcggatgcacttagtaggaagactccagTTAGACTTAATGCAATCTATGATTatcatgttcctcttcttgtgGATTTAAGGTCTACTGgagtggagttaggagtggaagatctagaagaagccttacttgctaattttcaagtcaggccaattttaattgatcgtgtaCTTGAAGCCCAGATGGGTGATGaagagacccaggaaataattcaagcaaggaatcgggggaagaagaaggaCTTCAGAATTTGA